AACAGCAACGAGACAATCGCCAAAGACAGAACAACCGCCATGATCGCGGCCAGCACAGTCGAGGCAACAAACCATCAAAATCATTTGGTAATTCGCTTGGCGATTTGTTTTAGGCGAACTTCATCAGCTTTCAATGTTATCTAGCCTCGAATCGCAGCCTGTAACGGACAGAGCTGAACATCGACCCTATGCCCTGAGCGATACTGGCTCAAAACAGCCTGAGATTGCTTGGCTAACATACGTCTGACTTCACGGCGCTGTCCCTTGATTCGAGGGATCGCCATGTTATCATAGGCAGTCGTCTGATGACGCATCCAGGCAATAGTCGCGGCCTCGGCGCGTTGTTCGATGGGAATCCGCTGAGTCCGGGCAACTGTGCCACTGCCCACTGGAGTTGCATGGGCGGCAATCCGTGCCGCCAGTTCCCTCGCAAGCAGTTGATAACGCGAGTGAAAATCCAGGAACTCAAACACAGTCTGCTCAAAGTCCTTTACATATTGAGTTTGCTGCTCCGATCGACGTTTCCACCCCGCATTAAGCTTCTTTTGATAGACAGGATCGGCTCTTTCATTTTCCAGCTCAGTTCGAATCGAAGCAATGTCCTCAGCAGGAGCCCAAATACCACGCGAGAAAACTTTCCTCCCTTTCTTTTCTTTAACCGTCCAGGTATGTGTGGCTTTTTTAATTCTCCGGCTCAATGCAGCGTCACCAGGTTTGAGTAACTCCCAACCATGCGGAATCGGCAACACTTCACCTGATTCACTGATGACGTGATTAGGTTTCGCGCATGGTCGTACTGTTCTGCTTTCTATCGGCACAATATCCTCTCTATCCAGATCTTAAGAAAAGTGACTCTCAGAGCAGCTGCAAAAGACAGCGATCATTATTTTGATGA
The Rubellicoccus peritrichatus DNA segment above includes these coding regions:
- a CDS encoding DUF2293 domain-containing protein: MPIESRTVRPCAKPNHVISESGEVLPIPHGWELLKPGDAALSRRIKKATHTWTVKEKKGRKVFSRGIWAPAEDIASIRTELENERADPVYQKKLNAGWKRRSEQQTQYVKDFEQTVFEFLDFHSRYQLLARELAARIAAHATPVGSGTVARTQRIPIEQRAEAATIAWMRHQTTAYDNMAIPRIKGQRREVRRMLAKQSQAVLSQYRSGHRVDVQLCPLQAAIRG